ctaaaaaaaaaacaaaacaaaacaaaaacatttaaatagctTTTTCCTTTCTTGCAAAAATAAAGTCGATTTAGACGTCGTTGAGGAGACCGGGCTCAGTTGTTAACGGCTACATTTCTTCCATGCCTGAGTGGTGTCAGCCTGTGCATGTCCACAGTCACATATGTTACTGATTTTTAAGACAAAAGTGTGCTTTGAGGTATAATACTTGATTATTTCAACTCCTGTGTGCATTGAGACACTGTGAAAAAGGGGCTTGGCTGAAGTCCGATTTGTGATTTCAGCTTTGTAGATACTACTGGGTTAGTTGCAACTTGCTAAACCTGATTTGTCTAAATGTTAACTGGGGTTGTGAATGTCTGAAATCTGAAATTCAGATGTTTGCTATCAGTCTGTTCAGAATCATGCACAAGTTCTGGTTTTCACAAAAAGAAACTTGGAGTCAGTGATCATCCCTGTCTGGGTCATTTTAAAGATGTCTCCATAGGACATATGCTCACATTTTCTGGACCATGTCAGAGCGCAAAACGTGCCACAAATCACatctgtttctgcacagaaccGTTGGAGAGTCTGGGTCAGAGCAGACTGTGGGAACATTTTGGTAACATTCAGAAACATGCCCCTAAGCTTAGAACAGTGTTCCCAAACAATAAGTGGCAGTAGGAGTAAGAGTTGGGTTTATTAATACTTGTGGGAAAACGTGTTACAGCTGACCCCGGTCTCCAAAATCCACTAGATATCTGATTCAAAATGCCACAATCGCCCGTGTCCATGCTCCAAGACTGGCCAGGGCCTGTTTGCTACAGATCTGTTCTAAGTCCGCCTGTCTGCTCAGCAGTCCTGAAAACCCCGATCCGAAGATGGAGATCAGGTTGGAGATGTTGGAAGTGTCTGTGTAGTCCGGGCTGGAGTAAGAACAGTCCTCGCGTTTCGCCCTTTTGCGAGCCGCTGTGAAATCCGCCACTTCCTCCACGTCAGACACGCAACAACCGAACTCGACCTTCCGTTTCTTGGCCGGGGACTGCGCGCCTTGGCCGCACTGGAGCGCGTCACAGCAGCAGTCCTGGTGGAGATAACCGTTCTCCACCGTGGTCACCACATGCGTGTCCAAATCCAGCACTGTGGTTTTGTTGCAGTGCCTGCTGTTGTTAGCGGGGAACTGCTCGAAGTGGGACTGCGGGGACACCTCCATGCAGCAGCTTCGGTACTCGGACGGCTCCGGCTCCGGCTCTTTACTGCCGTCCTCGAGGGGAGAGCGGCCGAGGAGAGCGCTCACTGTCCGGGGGTGTGCTGCCGGCTGCTCCGCGTCTCCGTGGCACGCAGAGTGGGACAGACTCGCCTCTTCACCGCAGCAAGCACCCCGCGCTTGCTCCCCATCGTCGGCGTCCTCTGCGTCCAGATCCAACGGGTTGAGCTCCTGGATCTCATTGCAGACCGTCATCACCTCCTCATACTGCTGCATCCTGTAGATCTCTGCGTATTTCTCCTTGATGTATACCTGCCTGGCGTTCCTCAGCACGTAAGAGACCAGCAGGTTTTTGTGCAGCTTGATTCCCCCTCTCTGCGTCCTGGAGTTGTGGATCTTCATTAAAGAAATGGAGATCAGGCTTTGCGCGTCCGCTGCGCATTCCATGGTGTTAATCATTATATTCCCACTCAGGTAGAGGGAGACCGATTCTCAGCAGTGCCTGTAGCAAACGTTTTGTTCTAGGAGACAGGTTCAAGTCAGCTCTGTGGAGAAACATTGGACACAACGATCCACCTCCTTGTGAGAGCCTGCAATCATTTGCAGATACCCTCGAACCAGAATGTGTATATAGTCAGACAGACGACCCGCCCCCTTCAGGACGAGCCAATGAGCTGCAGGCTATCTGTTGAGTGACAAGAAGGCTCCCTGGAAATATGTCGTCCTCGACCAATCAGCGTCAGGCGGTTCCCTCGGACTGTTCAAATTCCACCCAGGCTGTAGAACAGGAATGTCCTTATGTTGGCAGCAAacagtcagtgctgctgctgaacatgTTACAGAGGACACGTTAAAATCCAACAGATGACTCATTTGATTTAGTTGGAGCTAAGTCTCCAAGTAAAAGAGATAGATTAGATGGAACTGTTATCTTGTTGATAGATATACACAATACATTTTGTCTCAAGGCTGTGTCACTAAAACCATCATAGTTATCAACACAATCCATTCTTTTTCTTACTGAATACATTGAAATGATCTATTTTGTGTACTACAAGAAGAAGCACACTCCACAAAATGCAGTTTCCCCTTTTATTTTAAGCGACTTTATTATGCACAATAGGTTTATAATTTTATTCTGGGGCTCCACTGGAATAGTTTTGAATGATATATGATAttaaacactgataaaataacattatataTACATCATTACTAACCTTTAAGTCTAACGTTTTTGAGTTTCCTTGGTTTGAGAGCCCAGGTGAAGTCTCGCCACATTTTGGAGCTTTACTGTTATTTAATAGCAtaggggttagggttatgaCATGCATAATCACACATAATCAAACTGTGACGGTACatctaaaatgacaaaaaagagaagagtATATAAAAATATGCCTTGAGAAGTtccacaaaaacatgttttctcacttttacTCTAGTGATATTTAACTGTGTAGTTTGagtttacatacatatatattgtCGTCAGTGCTCGCAGCACAAATTTAAAAACTCTAAACACATCTCTCCAGAAACTATTATCGGTCATAATGCACAGTAATTTTCAGTGGTTACTTTCTatcaaaaaatatttgaaagatAACACAAAATTGCATCCATGTCCATTGCTTTTCAGATGGAGTCACATACACAATCTTAAACGTTGAACAAACAACACCACAACAAACCAACTAAGCCTGTGCTATCTCATCTTTCTAGAGGGAGTGCATTCACTGTGTGGTTGCAGTGAATGCACAGAAGCACAACCATCATGGCTGAAACCCGTCATAAAGTGCCACCAGTGGCCACTAGATGGTGGCGCCAAAATAATCTCTTGCACACGATTGTACTCTAATGCCTCCATATGTCTTTAACACAAAAGTTGCAGCTAGTTCTCTGAGTTgacttcctctgtgtgtcctGGTGAGGAAGGAGCGTACAGCTACactcatttatgtttttatatttgtgatgGAAAAAACTATGCATAATATGAAAAGGGTCGACCCACTAAGGATTATCAGCTAGTCTGTACTTACCATCTGAAGCATGTTAGCATCTTTCAGCCTATTCTTTTGGTTTTACTGAGCATAGCAGTTTTGGTTCACCCTCATTtttttgatttgcattttaattagcTATTTGCtcaatttgtattttacatattaaattAGGTCGTCTTTTCCGACAATTTCACACACTGAGATTTTAGCTTTCTTTAAAAGTAACTACATTTCTCAAACTTGTACAACCATGACACTAAGACTATGTTTTTTCTGGCTCCACGTGGCAGTAacctctctttatttctgttagGGTGGGGTAACCAGTAGAACAACAAGTCTGACATTACATCACAGAGATGGGTATATCGGTAGTAGGTGGAAAGAGAGTTACTCAGGAATATTCACAAGCCTTACTGTGAGCAAACTATATAGTGGAACAATAACTGATACCTGGATAATACTAGTTCTGTTattcacactgtcacacattCTAATTCTAAAGACAGCTGAAATGCTGGAATGAATACAGATGGTAGAATCAAAGAAAAGCTCTGGGTATGTGTGTGAACAGTAGCACTCTTAAACCAGGGTGCAGGGAACCAGCATTGCAGTGGCCTCTATAAATTACTCATCCGGTAGTTTCAAATGCCTGCCAAGTGAGTGCAGTAACCTGTGTTGAACCTGTAGAGGCCAGTGCAGCACTAGTTATCTGCCCTGGGTGATTAGTGTGATGTTACCGTTTCCAAATTCTCCCTCTGAGGTGGGACAGTGCTTCTACAGCCTGCAGTGTGACGAGATGATCATTTTTACGCAGGACAAACAAAGCATCAGAGAACATGCCCAGGGATAAGACCATGCTGAGGGATGTCTACAGGACGCCTGACTGTGATGCTGTTTATGAGTGATGTTTGTATGATGCAGAACACGGCACAGACTCGTCTTTATTTCCAGAGGGGGTAGCTGTCTGCAAAGGGGAGAGCTCTGCAGAGGGCTACTGTGATGCAACAGGTCTCCTCTGGTTTAAAGTCTCTACAACAAGATCACTACTGAGTAACGGTTTGTTGGAGGCGATGGAGCTGAGGTTATGTGTGTAATGTAAAGAAGAGCGTCCACACTCTGGTGCCTTATTCAGAACATGAAAAAAAGCTTTGGGTCTTCTCCCAgcataatgtatttttaaacccTGGAATAACAGTGACAGTCTTTTTTAGGTACAGTTACAGCAAAGCAGATTCAACAGCAGACAAGGAAAATAACCAAAAACATCATGTTTAGCAGGGATGTGCAGAGGGGATAGCTCTGGGGGCTCAAGCCCCTGCTGTTTACCAAATTAATCAAAGATGCCCCTTtcagcatcatcatcacagtATGTTAACAGTGTCTTTCGGGGAGATATTATAAAAGTAAGAGTTTTAATTAATGAACACTGAAATAACTCAACATTGTAATTTACAAAATAGTTTCAATTAGCTCCCTAATGATGGATGCCCCTGCCTCTGTGAAACTCTGAAGGCAGGTGATACATGGTAATTAGGGTTCTGAAACCGAGACCGAAACCACCACTtgcaaagaaacacattttctctgttaCATTAAGTAAGTCAATAAGTCGTGCAGAtagttgtggttttattttatgatatatGATTGAACTTACATTTCTGCCTTCACTCAAATACAGTGGAGCTGAATTAAATTTGGTGTGCATTGCTAACAGTACTGgtgttgttttaattcagcAGCAACATGGCTCTCACAATTTTTCTGGATAATTCAGAGATCTTGTGGTTAGCATCCTgtatagaaaacaaaaacaacactacaAGTCTGAGGTCACTTAAAAATGACTTGTAttgcatgaaaacatacatgtttTGAGCCGTGCTAATGTAATGTAACAGCATTTTCTAATGattatttaaccttttaatCTCATGCTATTGGaataaagtattaatatttGTTGATGATCATTCACTGTGCATTTATGCAGATAGTCCCTTAAAAGTCAGCTGTTTCCAATATTTACAACATACACAATGCCTACACTGCATCCCTGATCAATTTGGTTTTATAAATTCAGcatttctttcaaaaacaagGTTTATTGGTGTTTAAAGTTTCTTTTACCACTCTTCTACCTAAGAAATATATTAAATCTATACTGGTCATAGAGACAATAAGACAATAAGACGTATTAAACCAGCACTAAACTggttaaatacacatttatcagatagattccagtttgtgcatgttaatgatgagtccatgaacacaaaagttagttactAAGTTCCACtgggttctgtgcttggactgattttctctttattaggaaacactgtATAAATgtccattgctatgcagatgataacCAGCTATATtcatctatgaaaccagaagaaagcaatcaattaatcaaacttcaaatatgcttaaaagacataatataataatcaatTTCCTCCATtcagaggacagacagacagttatttggtttggtcctaaaaatctcagagacactatgtctaatcacattcttaccgTAGATGACTTAGTAAATCTCTTTGTTATCTTTGgccaggatatctcctttagttcatacataaaataaatctctataactgccttttttttacctgagaaacattgttaaaattaggagcatcctgtcccaaagtgatgctgaaaaactagtccatgcatttgttacttccagactggactattgtaattcattattaataggatgtcccaataactcattaaagagcctccagttaatccaaaatgctgcagccagagttctgactggaattagcaagagagatcatatttctcctacgttagcttctctccattggctccctgtaaaatccagaattgaatttaaaattcttctcctcacttataaatcacttaataatcaggctccatcttatcttaaagacctcatagttccttatcttccaagcagaactctccattctcaggctgcaggtttacttgtggttcctagagtttccaaatgtagaatgggaggcagagcctttagctatcaagcccctctcctgtggaaccagctcccagttcaggttctggaggcagacgccctctctacatttaagactagacttaaaactttctttttttataaagcttatagttagagatggatcaggtgactctgaaccatctcttagttaagctgatatagcttaatctgctgggggacctctactgataaactgagctcctctcctctctcctttctcctatatccatttaaatgccaccattgcatgtcattatccttgtgtcttctctctcccgtagtagtccttttctctcttctctttccactcaccccaaccggtcgaggcagatggccgcccactatgagcctggttctgctggaggcttCTTCCTCTCAAGGGAGTTTTTACTCTCCactaaagcttgctcaaatgggattgttgggttttttaatataatttcttatacaattatactctgtaaggtcttagaccttacactgtaaagtgccttgacattacttctgttgtgatttggctcataaatagaattgaattgagaTGAGATGAGGAGATTAATACCATTCTCATGGCTGTGCTCAGTACAGAGGTGGAGTCAGGCCACActtagcctagcttagcataaatacTGGAAGCAGATGGAAATGGCTATCTAGAGCCTGAAAATACACCTATAAAATGTGTGTGCCTTTTTCTGTGTGCTTCTTTGACAGCTCAGATTCCACTCTCCCTCCCATTTGTGTACATATGAGTTATGGTATATTCACAATCCCCAGGTTAGCCATAAATGTTTGTCTACAGTGAATGCATCATTGCCAAATGTTGTTCTACTCTGGTGAATTTGCCTCTGCATCCTCCCAGTGACTTTGTATTAAATGGTGTAATATCTAAATTTTGTTCAGCATTTTGTCTGAACAACCCTGTAGAGGTGTTGTTATATCTACTACTGTGGACAGAGCTGTTTCCTGCTAAGTTTCACTAACAGGATCTTGATCCCAGCCTTTTGCCTAATAAATACCAGATCATTCTCATGCCCACAACTATGTCAGGTCCTGATGCTAAAAAAACCCTGTATGCATCTGTGCGAAATGCTGGGGGAAGTCAATCGACTGCAATATTAAGCGTGTCAGTGTAATACATTTTGCGTCAATATTTGATGCTTAGAGAACGTCAGCTCTGGCACAACGGCCACCAGTTTGGTGCTATTTTAAGAGATGTCTGGTTTCACATGCACGCATGAGAATGATACAGAACTCTTTACACcataacaaataaaagaaatgcaacaTTCATACCAAAAAAAAATGCCGTAATACAAAATTTCCATTGTGTGACTTATTTTGTTGTCAGATATGTTTAAGCATGCttaaacataacaataacaGTTCAGGTGGGGGACTTGTATAATGATGCAGTAGAAACAATTTGAATGAGAATggcattttattgttattaataaccaaactacttttaaaattatcattcattttcactAACAACACTTCTTTCATTGCACTACCGTACTCCCCTTCGCTCTTCACATTTTTCCATTATAGAGCAGTTGCTTTCTATTTTCAGTCTTTCCTAATTTCCTTCTCTTCGTCTCCCCTCATCTTTTCGACCTCACTGCTTTTTTACCACAACTAAACTCCTGTACTGTTGTCCTCTTAATTTTCACCCCTCTGTTTCTTCCTACacgtgtttatttctttctctgctcctcAGACTGGGAGTGCAGCATTGCAGCACATTTGCAGGTGTCAGCAAAGCAAATGCTGTTTTctcttacttttttttgtatGCATGGTCAGCACTGGAGACCAAAGAGGtatctgtctgtgctgctgccaccaTCCTACATTCACAACTGCAGCTTTTACACTCATGCCACACTGCTTCCCTGTCTCCTTTCTAAATGCAGAAGAGCAATTGTTTGCAGACCTTTCAGAAATTAGATTCAAGCTATGTATTCTAAGGAAGAAGGCAATAAACAGTAGAAAATTGTATGTATGATGATTTATTGATGGACACTTTAAACTGTTTCTCCCAGTGAAGCTTGGGTGGGACTGTCATTCTGCATTTCTCTATTCAATAGTGTATGTCtcacacaaaaatatttcagatgcTGCTGATTGTATTGCATTTTGATGAAGCTTTGTGGAATAATACACGAGTGATTGACCCAAGGGAGAAAAGAGCGACAGTGTTTTAGAGGGAAGGGCATCTCATTTCCCTAAGAACATATTTCCACATGTCCTCTAGTATGCAGGAAGGGTTAGGAAGTGGACACCGTTAACTGAGCTAAGATGTACCCAGTGTCATACTTGCCTCCTGCACTGGTTTTTAGGTCTAGGTAAAGCTCACACATATAAAACCTGCTGCTTTGACTGTACATCagcataatattaataataataattcatttttactATTTCTGCGTGAATAGTAAattttgcagcttcttatttactgtaatttgatCCATAGAGAATTATCATCACACCGTGCTGCATGCTGGGAGGAAGGCACAACATATTATGAGGTATGCAGGCTGTTTACTTGGGGTTGATACAGTGGTTACCATGGGTTACCTgcataatttttcttttgtttggctAAGAAGTTGGTTCAGTTGTTCAGATTTGGTTGAGAAAGGAAGAGATCagtatggaaaaaaaaggaaaatggagTAATTCAATTGCAAATGGCCTTTGAACACTATTAAAATATGTAGAGCCATATAATTTGGTAACCCAGACTGGATTACAGAACCAGATGCACTACAAGTACTTGAAAATagtacatttaaaacacattctaAACACATTCATAGTTTTCCAGTTGCTGGGTGTAAGATCTGCTTATTCACAGCCGAGCAGCAAACTGCATCAGAAAGGCATCGTAACGGTCACCACGCAGCACGGGCTGTGCAGAGTATGGCAGTGTGTAGAAGGCAGGCGGTAGAAGAGCATAGTAGAGCAGGGAGCAGAAGAGCTGGGTGGTGCAGAGTGGATTTAACACACGTTTCATACTGGCACTAGCCAAAGTTAATTTAGCTTTGTACTACTATGGAGTCCGATTTTCTTGGATTACCTTCtataatgttgctgtttttgtgttttgtggttgtttcaCCCCAgtcacattaataatttaataattctTATTTATGTTTAACAGGATCATTGCTTTTATTCACTTTAGTTTTAAACGTGTAAACATTTTAAGCCCTACAAATTATATTTCATTCACAGTGACTGCACTAGGGTGGGAGCTGAAATCTCCAAGACAGACATCTGAAAAGTCTAAGTACTGTATTCCTTACTGTATGACTggattttcttcctttcatgcACAGGattgaacaaaaaacaaagcttttctgGATACTGAATAAGGTGctctattgttattattattggaaGCATCATGTCAAAATAGACCAAATGTGCTCAGGCTTGTACCTCTTGTGTGGGGAtgtagctcagtggtagagcgcATGCTTTGCATGTATGAGGCCCCGGGTTCAATCCCTGGCATCTCCATGGTTTTGGGGTACCCtatctacaaaccccagggtgagtggtttgagttccagttccagttcctcctggctacttgctgaggtgtaGCAACGACTGTCTGGCGGCAGgtgtccaaccacaatttccccaaggggatcgaTATTGTATTAGGGCGCCCTAGTGGCTCAATGTgtagatcattggccttagaTGCAGAAGGTTCAGAGTTGAAACCatgtcacagacaccaggtgtgtccttgagcaagacgcTCCTGAGCCACTGTATGTGGCTCCCACACTTTTTCCCTCCAGGGGTATGGGCTtaatgcagaggaccaatttcattgtaacaggtaaatgtgacatatgatgattaaaggctttcttcttctgATACATTgaacactctcacacacagactggtCTGGTTGAATATGTAAACCAGGACCGCCTGACTGTCAGTATAGAAGTGCACTGCATCCAAACTCACATACAGTTCATTCATATTAACTTTTTACCCACTGGTGTGTGGAGCCCCAGATACTAACTTTACCCTCACAAGAATGAAACCCATGCAGTATTCTCTGTCCGTGTTGATCACCTTGAGCTAGACCACAGAGTCAACAGCTTAAACTAAAGCACCTGGGAATACATGGATTTCCTTTTCTTAAGCCCACTCAAATTCAAATCTTCTCAGCTCCTCCAAGGATTTGTTCCATGAACTTCACTTAGCCTGCTTCTCTTCTGCCTCAGGCGTGTCCCATTCAGGAGTTTTTGAAGAGCTGGAAGCATCTTCTCTTGAATGGTAACACGTGCAACAAGAAGAGGATCAAACAAACTGCCcctatgtgtgaaaatgttccCAAATGTGTTAttccaaattttaaaaaagtttttcttgACTTTCCAACTCTGTACCAAGTTATGTTTAATGGAAAAGGCATCAGGATGTTCTGAATGGAAGAGGTGTTGCCATCATCTTGGGTTCTGTTAAACATGTTCTTTCTAAACGGTTTAAAAACACATGCTCCCAAGAAGCCATGGTGaatttttcattaataaaaagcagcagctacTAAGAAAAGGATAAAATACAATGGATGCCCATCTTCAAGCACACTAGTGCTGACTTACGCCACTTCTGTTGCCTGTGAGCTAAACCCAAACTGACATCTCCTATTATAATCTACATAAAGTCCAGTTTTTGGACATTAAGCCTTAGCCATCAGATGGCCGCCTGCTCCATGTTCAGGCGAGCACCTTTCAATCtagtttttgtgttgtgtcGCACACTTTTGGCTCTAATCAGATCTGAATTGGAGGTTTTTCAGCATATGCACAGATTGAATAGGCAGTAAACCTGTAGGTGAGAGAAAACATTCTTATTGACATCCTAGTGCCATTTGCAACTTCTTTTCAGACATTAGAAGTAGCTACAAACTGCCTGAGGTAAGCGGGAGAGGGGTGAACGCTGCAGTCCTAGtccttcttctgctttcccttttGTAATAATTTAGGagactactgccacctgctggtagaGACACTTATTTCCCAGTGCCACTTTTTGGCCCAGATGAAGATGAATGTAAGGCAGCacaacagtttgtttcagtcGCCTGATGTTAGATGATGATGCCACTAAGGGGAGTTATGTGGGTCACTGGCCTTGTGCAATCAAAGGATATCACATCCAAGGAgaatttgtgtctgtgttaagGGTTTATCGATGTTAATAGACTTGAATGAAGAGACATTTTCCTGAAGACTGTCTACAAAGTGAACCTGAACTGGCTTTTCTCTAGTGAGTAGAAACACAGCATGTACAGTCAGGCAGTAACACgttttcattcatttggttGATTAATTCAAGATCAATAGATTTGACATGAATTAGCATGTGCTTTAAACGGTCAGTTTCAGTTTACGTGTTTGATAAAACTCTCCATGTCATGTTGGAGTCAACTGAATTGAAGTATAACTGGGTGCAATACAAACAATAGCCATGAGGGGGATACAGTGATATAAGCTCCAAAGCTGTTCAACATTCATACAGCCAGATACCAGCAGAGGTAAGTGAGAGAAAATAACTAATGAGGGACAGTTTTGTGGGGGCTTCAAAAACTCCCATTGCAGGAAAAGGCAACGCTGCTCAACAGCGAGCAGCCAGGGTAACAACTGCGTAAAGTAAGACAAAGAATTAGTTCTTAAAATCTTCCTCAGTCCTATACACGTCCTATTCTTCAGATTAGGTTTCCAATAGGCTAACAGAGCTGTTGGTTTCTAAATGTGATGAGATAAACCAACAGCAATCCTCACTGAGTCACAGAAGGTGAgcaagaaaaggagacaaagcTGGAGGGCTGTGAGCAGAATGTTTGCAGGCTTTCTTTCTGTTCCACTgctcccctccctccttctctccacccCAGTTAGctggagacacacagaaaaacagaagctgTTTAGGGGGgaaaatggaggaaaaacagagcCACACAAAGGCAGTGCTTGCTTTCTCCATCACCAGCTTACTAATCACCATCTTTGCTGCGCTCGATGCATGCCCGTCGCCTGTTACGGCAGCATTGCCATGGCGACCGGGGTCTGAGTAATCATTTGTGCAATGACCCCTATTCTCCAGAGGATAGATGGAGGGCTGGAAGAGTTGGGAGGGGTGGGGGCTGGAATGAAAGCAGAGCCAGCAAAAGCAGAGCacgggagggaggaggggaaagaggaaagaagaaaaagaaggagggagggttggggagcagcagagcaaagcagcagagacccagacaaaaaaaacagattttcttttttactggcAGCAGGGAAAGACcgtttaatgtttttatataacaaACAGAGCTCACTCTCAAAAACGAGGGACAGGGAGAAAGCATGCTGAAGAAAAGCTGGGATTCGGTAAATGGTAATAGGATAATAGCTGGTGCAGAAAACTGGGCGTGAGTCTTTTGGACaacacagggagacagagaggggactaaaaaagacaaagaggttTCAGACAGTAAGAAAGCTAATGTGTAGCACACCCCACAGTTTGGCGTTGTTATTGATGGTGGGGATGAAAATAAGTTCGTTTTGACCTGAGGGTGGTGCTAGAGGAGGACAGGGTTCATCCACAGGGGAGCAGGATGATGTTGAACTAGACTACTGGTAAGGCCTCAGGAATTaatgaacattaaaataaaaaacaaagctaacGGACAGCAAAAAAGTCTTTCCTGCTGCATGTGTTTCTagcaaacacaaagaacaaagccTTTTCAAGTGCAACACAAGGATCTGGTGCTACAGGGATTGCACTGCAAtgattttgacatttcttttttttttttgccagtggtGGACTGGCTGATCACATGGACAGACCAGCTCTGCCCCAAGTGGGT
The Anabas testudineus chromosome 22, fAnaTes1.2, whole genome shotgun sequence DNA segment above includes these coding regions:
- the ier5l gene encoding immediate early response gene 5-like protein; translated protein: MINTMECAADAQSLISISLMKIHNSRTQRGGIKLHKNLLVSYVLRNARQVYIKEKYAEIYRMQQYEEVMTVCNEIQELNPLDLDAEDADDGEQARGACCGEEASLSHSACHGDAEQPAAHPRTVSALLGRSPLEDGSKEPEPEPSEYRSCCMEVSPQSHFEQFPANNSRHCNKTTVLDLDTHVVTTVENGYLHQDCCCDALQCGQGAQSPAKKRKVEFGCCVSDVEEVADFTAARKRAKREDCSYSSPDYTDTSNISNLISIFGSGFSGLLSRQADLEQICSKQALASLGAWTRAIVAF